The Comamonas endophytica sequence CGCCCGCTCCCCATCCCGCCGGCCCGCCCGGTGCGAACCGCTTGAGGCTCAGGACCCGCATCGGGCTGGCGATCTCGCTGTTGGGCGTCTGGGCGTTGGCCGCGCTGATCTGGGACGGCCTGCAAAGCAACCCCTCGGCCCGCGGCGCGCTGCTGGCGGGCGGCGTGGCGGCGCTGGCCACTGCCCTGGGCACCCTGCCCGTGCTGCTGTCGCAGCGCCCCTCCGAGCGGCTGCAGGACACGCTGTTCGGCTTTGGCGCGGGCGTCATGCTGGCGGCCTGTGCTTTCTCCCTGGTGATTCCAGGCCTTGACGCCGTGCGCGAAGCCGGCGGCAGCGCCTGGAACGCCAGCGTCTCGGTCGGCACCGCCATCCTGCTGGGCGGCCTCGCGCTGCTGGCGATGGACAAGCTGCTGCCGCACGAGCATTTCATCAAGGGACGCGAAGGCGCCAGTGCGCAGCAACTGCGCCGCACCTGGCTGTTCGTCATTGCCATCGCGCTGCACAACATTCCGGAGGGCCTGGCGATCGGCGTGGGCTACGCGGGCAACGACGAAGTCATGCGCGCCAATGCGCTGGCCATCGGCATTGCGATCCAGGACGTGCCCGAGGGCTTCGTCGTGGCCGCGGCGCTGCTTGCCGCGGGTTACGGCCGCCTGCTAGCCGTGTTGATCGGCATGGCCTCGGGCCTGGTCGAACCGCTGGGCGCCGTGGTGGGCGCCTCCATCGTCGGCCACTCGGCCCTGCTGCTGCCGTGGGGCCTGGGTTTTGCCGCCGGCGCCATGCTGTTCGTGATCAGCCACGAGATCATTCCCGAATCGCACCGCAAGGGGCACGAGGTTTTTGCCACTGCGGGGCTGATGATCGGGTTCGTGATGATGATGGTGCTCGATACGGCGCTGGCTTGACCGCAGCCTGACGTCCTGTTCGCGCCCCTTCATCGGGGAGGCGCAGCGTCTGCGCGGCCACACGGCGCGTCCGGCGCCCATTGCTCCGCGACGTTCTTCGTCCACCCTGCCATGCCCGGCGCCAATGCAGCAAGTGTGCTGGGCCCGGACCACGCACGCGTCAATAGGTAGTTTTATACTATCGTTAAATAAACTTCTATATATATTTTCTATTGCCATATTGGCGCAAATATATACGGAGGTACCAAGTGCTGCGTTTTCCAAGTCGAATCATCCCCAGGGCCAGCGCCTGCACCGCGCTGGCCCTGGCACTCACCGCTTGCGGCGGTGGCAGCTCCCCAACGACCCCGAACGCAGCGACCCGGCCCGGGATCAGCGGCGTGGCCGCGATCGGTGCGCCCATCGCCGGCGCTTCGGTCGCCTGCAAATGCGCGTCCGGAAAGTACGCCTCCGCCACCACGGCGGCCGACGGCAGCTTCGACGTCGAGATGGCGGACAGCGATTTTCCCTGCGCGTTGAGCGTCTCCGGCGGCAGTGTCCGCGGCAAGCCCCTGGGCGCAGCACTGCATTCGGTCGCCCACGCTGCGGGCACCGCCAACATCACGCCCCTCACCGACCTGATGGTCGCCAGCCTGGCCAGCGAAGATCCTGCAAAGTGGTATGCCCGTGCCACCCAGGCCGACATTGGCGCCGCCATCACCGAAGCGAAGCTGGCAATGGCGTTGGAGAAGCTCAAGGCGGCACTGGTGGTGCTTCCGGACAAACCCGTGCTGCCTGCGGACTTCCACCCCGTGACAACGCTCTTCAAGGCGCACAGGAGCGATGCCGCCGACGATCTGCTGGAGCGCTATGGGCGCGCGCTGAGCATTGCCGAGCTGTCCCAGGATGAAGCTGCAGCCCGCATGGCCGCGGGTGAGAAACTCACGCAGACGGCGTACACGGCACATGCCTTCACCGTTCCCGGCTGGACGAGCTTTCCGATCGGCCTGAAAACCTTGCCCGATGGCAGCGAGGCGCTGACCCTTCCCGATCCCACCCTGGGCATGCAGGTCCTGCCGATCCGTGGCCGGGATGCGGAAGGCAACATCACGGCCGTGGACCGCTCCGGCGCCTTCACCTCCATCCTGAGCCTGATGGGCAACCGGATCGGGATGCTCAGCGGCCGCGACAGCCACCTGAAGAACACGGTCTCGCCATCTGACGAGAGCAGCGCCCATTACGTCTATCTGTCGGACGAGTTCACGGAAGTGGACCATCGCGAGGTCCTTGGCAAACGCTTCGCTGTGTATCAGGACAGCATGCACCTCATGGACGTGTTGGTCGGCACCGACGGCAAGCTGACGCAGGCCGGGGCCCCCTCGGAGAGGCTGCTATACATAGCGCAATTGTTCAGCCCGGAAGGCTCCAGAGACGGCCAGGGTGAAGATGCGACCATCGCGCGGGCCAGGGCCTACAAGCACACCGCCGACGGCAAAACCACCTATGTCGTGGTGATGGTCGTCGCGTTGGACCCCGATGTGCCCGAAGCCCTGCCGGCCGAGCAGGGCGTACTGCTGATGGTCTCGCGTTGATCCCTGGCGGGATGCGGCGGGCCGAGGGTCAGGCGGTCCGGCATCCAGACCATCTGCCTCACAGCAGCACGATGTCGTACTGCTCCTGCCCCATCGCACTCTCCGCCTGCAGCGAGATCGGCTTGCCGATGAAATCCGACAGGCTCGCCAGATGCGGGCTTTCCTCGTCGAGGAACAGGTCCACCACCTTGGGCGAGGCGATGACGCGGAATTCCTGCGGATTGAACTGGCGCGCCTCGCGCAGGATCTCGCGCAGCACGTCGTAGCAGACGCTGCGCGCGGTCTTGACGATGCCCTTGCCAGTGCACATCGGGCAGGGCTCGCACAGCATGTGGGCCAGCGATTCGCGCGTGCGCTTGCGCGTCATCTCGACCAGGCCCAGCTGCGAGAAGCCCGCCGCCATCATGGTCTTGACGCGGTCACGGCCGAGCTGCTTGCGGAACTCGGCCAGCACCGCCTGCTGGTGCTCCTCGCGCACCATGTCGATGAAGTCGGCAATGACGATGCCGCCCAGGTTGCGCAGGCGCAGCTGGCGCGCGATCGCCTGGGCCGCCTCGAGATTGGTCTTGAAGATGGTGTCGTCGAAGTTGCGCGCGCCGACGAAGCCGCCGGTGTTGACGTCGATGGTGGTCAGCGCCTCGGTCTGGTCGATGATCAGGTAGCCGCCCGATTTGAGCTCCACGCGCCGACCCAGCGCCCGGGCGATTTCCTCGTCGATGGAATACAGGTCGAAGATCGGGCGCTCGCCCTTGTACAGCTGCAGCTTCGGCACGGCGGCCGGCATGAATTCGCGGCCGAAGGACTGCAGCAGCGCGAACTGTTCGCGCGAGTCGATGCGGATGGTCTGGGTCTGCTCGCCCACCAGATCGCGCAGCACGCGCTGCAGCAGGTTCAGGTCCTGGTGCAAGAGCGAGCCCGCGGGCAGCTGCACGGAAGACTGCCTGATGCGCGCCCAGGTCTTGCGCAGGTAGGCGATGTCTTCGGAGAGCTCCTGGTCGCTGGACTCCTCGCCATTGGTGCGCAGGATGAAGCCGCCGCCGCCGCCGCTGGCCTTGTCGCCCACCAGGCCCTGCAGCCGCGCGCGCAGCGCGTCGCGCTCGGCCGGCGGAATCTTCTGCGACACGCCCACATGGTCGTCCTGCGGCAGGAACACCAGCAGCCGTCCGGCAATGCTGATCTGCGTGGACAAGCGTGCGCCCTTGGTGCCGATCGGGTCCTTGATGACCTGGACCATGATCGCCTGGCCCTCGAAGATCTGCTTTTCGATCGGCTTGAGCGGCTGGTCCTTGCGTGCGAACATCGGTGCCTCGCCGCCCTCCTGGCGCTGCCAGACGTCGGCCACGTGCAGGAAGGCCGCGCGCTCCAGGCCGATGTCGATGAACGCCGACTGCATGCCCGGCAGCACGCGCGCCACCTTGCCCAGATAGACATTGCCCACCAGGCCGCGCTCGAGCGGGCGCTCCATGTGCAGCTCCTGCACCGCGCCGCTCTCGACGATCGCCACGCGCGTTTCCTGGGGCGACCAGTTGATCAGAATGTCTTGTTGCATGGTCTTGGAATTCAGAGGGCCCAGCCGGCCTGGCGCAGCAGGGAGGCGGTTTCAAACAGCGGCAGGCCCATGATGCCGGTATAGCTGCCCGCGAGGTGCGCGACATGGACCGCGGCCGCGCCCTGGATGCCGTAGGCGCCGGCCTTGCCCATGGGCTCGCCGGTGGCGACATAGGCGGCGATCTGCGCGGGCGACATCGGGGCGAAATGCACCGTCGATACCGACAGCGCGGCAAAACGTTCCTGGCCCGATTGCAGCGCCACCGCCGTGAGCACCTCGTGCTCGCGGCCGGCCAGCAGCGCGAGGATGCGCGCCGCGTCATCTTCATCTTCGGGCTTGCCAAGGATCCGCGTGCCCAGGGCGACGGTGGTGTCGGAGCACAATACCGGCGCGGGCGGCAGGCCGCGGCGCGCCAGGCGTGCGACGGCCGCATCCAGCTTGAGCCCGGTCACGCGCTGCACATAGTCGCGCGGCGCCTCGCCCGGCAGCACGGCCTCGATGGCCTCGGCATCCTCGGCCAGGTCGCCCGCGGCATTGGGCAGCAGCAGCTCATGGCGCACGGCGATCTGTTCGAGCAGTTGACGGCGGCGCGGGCTTTGCGAAGCGAGGTAGATGAAATCGGGCATGGCAGACGGAGAAGACTGCTGCAACCCTTGAATATCAAGCGTCGCAGGCTATGAAAAAGATAGTACCACGGGGGGCTTCGCGGCCACGCCATCAGGCACGGGCTGCCGTGCAAGACAGCGGCGCCGCCGCCACCCCCTACCGCACCCCGGTATGGGGACTGGCGAAGTACTCGCGCGTGAGCTGCACGATCACCGGCGACAGCAGCAGCAGCGAGATCAGATTCGGAATGGCCATCAGCGCGTTGAGCGTGTCGGCCACCAGCCAGGCGAAGTCCAGCGTCGCCACGGCGCCGAAGTAGGCGGCCAACGTCCACAGCACGCGGAACGGCTTCTCGCAGACCGGCCCCACCAGATAGGTCCAGCA is a genomic window containing:
- a CDS encoding Maf family protein, translated to MPDFIYLASQSPRRRQLLEQIAVRHELLLPNAAGDLAEDAEAIEAVLPGEAPRDYVQRVTGLKLDAAVARLARRGLPPAPVLCSDTTVALGTRILGKPEDEDDAARILALLAGREHEVLTAVALQSGQERFAALSVSTVHFAPMSPAQIAAYVATGEPMGKAGAYGIQGAAAVHVAHLAGSYTGIMGLPLFETASLLRQAGWAL
- a CDS encoding ZIP family metal transporter: MDDRSTPAPHPAGPPGANRLRLRTRIGLAISLLGVWALAALIWDGLQSNPSARGALLAGGVAALATALGTLPVLLSQRPSERLQDTLFGFGAGVMLAACAFSLVIPGLDAVREAGGSAWNASVSVGTAILLGGLALLAMDKLLPHEHFIKGREGASAQQLRRTWLFVIAIALHNIPEGLAIGVGYAGNDEVMRANALAIGIAIQDVPEGFVVAAALLAAGYGRLLAVLIGMASGLVEPLGAVVGASIVGHSALLLPWGLGFAAGAMLFVISHEIIPESHRKGHEVFATAGLMIGFVMMMVLDTALA
- the rng gene encoding ribonuclease G, whose amino-acid sequence is MQQDILINWSPQETRVAIVESGAVQELHMERPLERGLVGNVYLGKVARVLPGMQSAFIDIGLERAAFLHVADVWQRQEGGEAPMFARKDQPLKPIEKQIFEGQAIMVQVIKDPIGTKGARLSTQISIAGRLLVFLPQDDHVGVSQKIPPAERDALRARLQGLVGDKASGGGGGFILRTNGEESSDQELSEDIAYLRKTWARIRQSSVQLPAGSLLHQDLNLLQRVLRDLVGEQTQTIRIDSREQFALLQSFGREFMPAAVPKLQLYKGERPIFDLYSIDEEIARALGRRVELKSGGYLIIDQTEALTTIDVNTGGFVGARNFDDTIFKTNLEAAQAIARQLRLRNLGGIVIADFIDMVREEHQQAVLAEFRKQLGRDRVKTMMAAGFSQLGLVEMTRKRTRESLAHMLCEPCPMCTGKGIVKTARSVCYDVLREILREARQFNPQEFRVIASPKVVDLFLDEESPHLASLSDFIGKPISLQAESAMGQEQYDIVLL